In Perca fluviatilis chromosome 19, GENO_Pfluv_1.0, whole genome shotgun sequence, the genomic window CCTGCTCTCCATTATAGTGCAGAGTTTGATGCACCAACAATTGGCCTTTTCCCACAGGAAACATTTTGACATGGCACAGTAGAAAAATAACAGGTGCAATTGATAAAAGGAcagatggctgaattccatttagctgcttcagtttcaggttCCTGCGGGTATTTAGCTTCCTATtatagagctgcaactaacaattattttcatagtcgattaatctgtttatTTTTCTAGATTAATCAGTTCGTTGTTTGgtctaaatgtcagaaaatggtgaaaaatgtcaatcagtgtttcccaaagcccaagatgactcCCTCAAATgtctcttgttttgtccacaactcaaagatattcagtttactgtcacagaggagagaagaaactagtaaatattcacattttttaGAAGctgagaatttttacttttcttttttcataaagtatgactcaaactgatgaaTCAATTATCAATCATTAGTTGACAACTAACCGGTTAAGACTTGTATAAGCATTTTAGAGAGAGAAAGGATTCCCACAGGTTTTACATAGTTTTATTTGCAACGCTTTTTAAATATACAGCATTCACATTATCGAAGTGGAATAATAAATAACCATTTTAAATGATTACTGATAGTAGTAATCAGTGTCATCTGTTACACTACAGTACAATATGCTAATACAAAACCCAACGTACATTTCAGAATGTAAAGATTTTAGGCCAAATGGGTTCATAGCCATAATACAGTGCCATAGAAAGTCACCAGTAGTCCTCCAAACCGACAAAGGCAACGACTCAGGACATGTATGAGAAATTTTAACATAACCTTTAAAAAGTGAAGAAATAGTAAATATATGCTGGTGTGAAGATGCAATTGGTATTTGTGCTTCATATTAACATCCAGTTTGGACGAACATCTGCATTCAAAACAAGCACTGCTgcagttaaaactcaaacaaaactttTGCTTTAAGTTGCAGCAACTTCCGGTCAGAGTCATCGGCTAGTTTcgcaaggatatagactagtcatCAGCAATCACTGTTCTCAGCTtccatcaacaacaaaaaaataccgTTAAACCTAAATGCTGATGATTTAGTAGATATGTTTCAGGAAAAATGTGTCTCTGCAACTGTAAAAATTATCTTTTCAAAAAGTAACTGCACTCAGAGTGAAATATTTGGCAAACAGCACAAAGGTTGAGTGCATTGTGATCAGAGAACAGTCTTCATCTCTACTTTAGCTGTCAATTCTGCAAGCTTTTACGTTTTTAAGGATTGCCTGCATTTAAATTGTGTTATAATCATGATTCTCCAGATTAATGTGTATTGTCTCTGCATGCATACTGTTCTGTTTTTAGGACTTTTAGAAACACACCTTAACTGCAACAACGTTCAATTTTTTGGCAGTCAGGATTTTATCGCAACATTTGAGGGCAATCATAATGTTGGGCTGCCTCCTCTTAGTTGATTGGTCGACCAATCGGTCGTTTTTGGTCTTCAGCTAAGATTTCTTTATACAATTAGTCATTTTGTATGCTTTTTCATCCTGAGTGACTTGTTTCCAAGAAACTTTTAAGCACATCAACACAAGATTCAAAGTGatgcttttgcatgattctttgtggagaaattCATGTTTTGCAGATCTGTCCATTAAATTCGACAAAAtcatgagtgttagtcgactaaggaTTTCTTTAGCTCTAGCATAATGTCAGAAGGAAAAGTCTCTTAATCAAGTCGACAGAGTGGACACAGAGATAACTCCTCCCAGCTGACTTAAATGAGAAGCTTTGTGTATGATGTGCATGTGGTCATGCATAAAAGGGTCAAATATGTTCCAGTTTATTTGgaattttcttctttcttcctaAACGGAGAGGTCGGTTGCTCTCGTTCGGCTGCTCGTTCCGCTGGTTTTGCTGAATCTCCGTTTGTCGTTCTGACAGAGCCCTCCATTTGGGCAAAGCAGCAGCCCGTCTGGGCCGCCATTCTGCATCTGAGCGCAGCTGATCTCCCTGCTCCCAGGGGTGTAGGAGTTAGGGTCGGCCCTCAGGTATCCGCCGTTTTGGATCTGATTGTTGCTAGTCTCCTGCCATCCGGGCGAGTAGCAGCTCATCTGGAGGAGGTTTACCTCCTCAGCGGCGGTGGCCATTTTGTGCTTCTCTGTGGCCATGTTCTCTGAGTTTTGTTGGTTAGCCAGGCGGTGGTTGGGGAAAGGGAGGGGCAGGAAGTGCGAGGAGTCAATCACACACTGACTGAAGTCTGGCGGTGGGGTTGATGGCagtggaggagacagagagagctgtCGGGCCAGCGAGGTGTTAGCAGGAGCAACTGCCTTCTCTGTGTAGCAGTACTGCCTACAACAACGAGATTTAaccagttcacagatatgataCAATTTCACCATGAAGAATTAGTAAACATAGTTATAAGTGACTATCTGAAAGCaaacattttagctgccaagaGGCTGCGTAGGGGAAACTAACTTGCCAGACGCACTTGCTGCAACTGACTTACTGATCCAAATGACTGCGTGGCTGCGTTCTGTTGATTTACTTACAGGAGAAACAAACAGTTGTGCATCCAAGAGATTCCATCAAGTGTTTCACGGCATACCAATAGGTGTCCAAAAGTCATATTAAAAACGCCATTAAACAGTGGAAACAGCGTTAGAAAAGTGTTCTACAGCAGTCAGCAAAAATAAGACTTCCCCGTCACCTCCTCTTATTCACAAAAACCCACACAGGTGAAAGGATGATATCACTCTTGCTTCCGCCACCACCAGTAAGTGACCCAAatgtgtttaaaggtcccatgacatggtgctctttggatgcttttatatagaccttagtggtcccctaatactgtatctgaagtctctttcccgaaattcagccttggtgcagaattacagccactagagccagtcccacaatgagctttccttaggatgtgccatttctgtgtctgtagctattgaggaggagagggggggccttgaccaactgccattttgctcgtttgaaagccatgatgtctctctgtcatgggtgggccaaattctctgggcgggcaaagcagaggaaggggaggtaaccttgctccttatgacctcataaggagaagattccagatcggtccatctgagctttcattttctcaaagacagagcaggatacccagggctcggtttacacctatcaccatttctagccactgggggaccataggcaggctgggggaatgcatattaatgttaaaaaaaactcataaagtgaaattttcatgccatgggacctttaacaataaaacacTATACCTTGCTCTTACAAAAATGTTGTACTGTAACATGAGCTCTATTCTCtaattgccagaccttcctccacagcactgcggaggtgGGTCTGGctaagtccacacagcattccggaagGGGAgaacgtgttctggtttattggcatttctttaatattaaaccaatcacaatcagcTTGAGAGGTGCTAAGCGCCGAGCAGatccacggtgcctctgcaaaattgcctcgggaaggaacttgttttggtggaacgtgtacgttcaaaggttgttttagtcgtgcaacagaaaactcagattggaaagatagtctagctagctgtctggatttaccctgcagagatttgaggagcagttaaccatagtcctcagaaatccaccagagtttagaattgtaacccaaagaaagcggaaggtaacggacatccgggcCGAAAAGAGTgtcatccggcggaatttccggcagcaccggagcattcccggaagtggaacgtcgtggatacagACTGCATGAGCTCCAATAAGAGGTTTTGAAATAATGGTGTAGGGTCGTAGGGCCAATGTGCTTCTTACTGTACCTGCAGCAGTGTCTCCATCCCAGGTGATGCAGCTCGAGCACACTGAGGAACAGAGAGACGGCCGACACAGCCATCATGAACACTATGAAGACATTTTTCTCCGTTGGTCTGGAGACGTAACAGTTCACAGGATGTGGACACGGCCAGgcctgagagagacagagagagagaatatgacTGCGGGGCCTGAATGTCATGTTTTATACGTAGAATTGAATTGATTTAGATATCTGGCTTTACCTTGCAGACATACAGGGGATTGAGGAAGACTCCATACATGAAGTACTGGAGACTCAGAAACACCACCTGTATGGAGGTCCAATCACAGTCAGCTGCATTCATTTACTATAAGTTCTGTACGTAGAAAGTTTTTTCACCGCCTCTTTCATTTACCTACATGGTATATCATGCAGTATGTTGTCATGCAGAAAGTATAGTACAAAATGGAGCACAGTAAGAGGTCATTCTTATTTAGCCTGTAGTAATGGTAGCATGTACCTCCATGACACTGCGTATCAGTATGCTGAGTATGTAAGTCCGCAGCAGCCCTCCCCTCAGATGGATTCGACCTGTTGATTGACCTTCTACTTTTTcctttcctctgtcctctcctttcctcctctggttctctcctcctcctcctcctcctccagtgtcctcctctctccctcctccctctccctctccctcctctctgctcctcttcttctcctctctgcGGACATTGTGCATGGCGTGGCCCATGTAGATCAGACTGggagtggacacaaacacaatctGCAGCACCTGCGAGGATGTCAGCCAGATTTATATagttaaaaaaacagttgaaTTAAAGGTTAGTGACACTCAAAATTAAAGGACTAAACCAACTTGGTTTGGCCGCTTTAGATCAGTTGAAATTACACCCAAATATGAGGAGCTACTAGGGGTGGTactatgtgtgttttttagtgACGATTTTTAAAATCGATTCTTTTCCTAAGAATcgatcctttttatttattagtttttaccaatgattcaccttaatattttctgtttatatggTACTACATCAtattagactgggtaaacccagccctatctgccggcgatttgatttctccctgcagctcaggctggaaacctgtaagTTTAtttatcctgcttccgttacaaattagCTTGAactaatcacaaactggcttatccacctggcgcgctattggcgggtttaacacgatgacgatagagaagcaaccaagcagcttcttttttacattcaacatggcggccaccgaagcgcagcaactcgttgatgccgctgtcgctgctacgtcacaggggatcgttgctctgattggttgaaggactatccaattgcgtacagtgTCTTTTGAaatatgcccgttgatcacgcctcttgtgcggtagaaaacacagagcagactccccagactaatgttcaatcttaaaagattgagcttggtctgctgATAGCCAGATTAACATCATATCTGTTTCCATGTtctgtacttctttacaaatgaaataaatgtcagactgactgactgacatgtgatgtgcattcttcttagaaaacaattagtttttagaaatgtttaattatatattatctaGACAGgttccgatactgcctaaaacgctggtatcggtatcaggaagtactggagtttatgcaccaatccgataccacgtaataacgccctaaagaaaatctacatttAAAGTAGTttctttatgttctttttccgttataactgactgtcaaactggagaataaaagaaaggtctggggcgttcattgtttgtgtttgttcatgtttcacaaagagtttaacctgagccaggccgacaacaaagatagaaatcatatcacatccatacagggatagtagtatacagctgttaaaacataataaaatatatgacacactggtatcggatcggtactcggtatcggccaatacgcaagttcaggtatcggaatcggtatcgggaatcaataaatggtatcgggccagtgtattattcaacttttctttttgttaaagaaggaaaagaaaatctcaaTGCTATCGAATCGCAATCCAAATCAAATCGGCACCCATATCGTCaaaagaatcgaatcgggacaaaagcgtATCGTCCCAGACCCTAGGAGCTACTATTCAATTTTGTCTCTGTTTCCTTCACATCACATGACATTAGATTGGATATTACCCAGTATCGTATATGAGCTATGGGGAAAGCTCGGTCATAACAAACGTTCTCGCAGC contains:
- the LOC120548484 gene encoding gap junction alpha-5 protein-like isoform X2, with the protein product MADWSLLGNFLEEVQEHSTSVGKVLQIVFVSTPSLIYMGHAMHNVRREEKKRSREEGEGEGGGREEDTGGGGGGGENQRRKGEDRGKEKVEGQSTGRIHLRGGLLRTYILSILIRSVMEVVFLSLQYFMYGVFLNPLYVCKAWPCPHPVNCYVSRPTEKNVFIVFMMAVSAVSLFLSVLELHHLGWRHCCRQYCYTEKAVAPANTSLARQLSLSPPLPSTPPPDFSQCVIDSSHFLPLPFPNHRLANQQNSENMATEKHKMATAAEEVNLLQMSCYSPGWQETSNNQIQNGGYLRADPNSYTPGSREISCAQMQNGGPDGLLLCPNGGLCQNDKRRFSKTSGTSSRTRATDLSV
- the LOC120548484 gene encoding gap junction alpha-5 protein-like isoform X1 codes for the protein MADWSLLGNFLEEVQEHSTSVGKVWLTILFIFRILVLGTAAESSWGDEQEDFNCDTEQPGCENVCYDRAFPIAHIRYWVLQIVFVSTPSLIYMGHAMHNVRREEKKRSREEGEGEGGGREEDTGGGGGGGENQRRKGEDRGKEKVEGQSTGRIHLRGGLLRTYILSILIRSVMEVVFLSLQYFMYGVFLNPLYVCKAWPCPHPVNCYVSRPTEKNVFIVFMMAVSAVSLFLSVLELHHLGWRHCCRQYCYTEKAVAPANTSLARQLSLSPPLPSTPPPDFSQCVIDSSHFLPLPFPNHRLANQQNSENMATEKHKMATAAEEVNLLQMSCYSPGWQETSNNQIQNGGYLRADPNSYTPGSREISCAQMQNGGPDGLLLCPNGGLCQNDKRRFSKTSGTSSRTRATDLSV